A DNA window from Microbacterium sp. CGR2 contains the following coding sequences:
- a CDS encoding YihY/virulence factor BrkB family protein, which produces MSEPDGAAAETGRLDAAVERATALTQRTLGLFPVRVWRHFLQHNGFLLAAGVSYQALFAIFAAIYLAFAIAGLWLGGSAEAVDGLIDIINSYVPNLILPEGGVFTPEQVQEIAAGTTGVLSITGLIALGTVIWTAIGWVTFSRRATRDIFGLPPDRRSYVVLKARDLLAALIFGASLVVGSLLSSASAAVLSWVVSLLGWDGGSDGINISIRIGTVLVSFVLMSSALAAMVRFLTGTSLQWRTIWPGALLGGGAMTVLQYGAGFLLSYTPSNPLLATFAIFIGLLLWFRVNGVVMLVASSWIAVAAKDRDLPLIPQSEAERRLAEHRTLMMAATIRLREARAARDSAPWYRTWAAERAVRDAEDALAAVEASAPPPVESPSPLAQRLLADLHRPSRDVRPRA; this is translated from the coding sequence GTGTCTGAACCCGATGGCGCCGCCGCCGAGACCGGCCGTCTCGATGCCGCCGTCGAGCGCGCCACCGCGCTGACGCAGCGCACGCTCGGCCTGTTCCCCGTCCGGGTCTGGCGTCATTTCCTCCAGCACAACGGCTTCCTGCTCGCTGCAGGCGTGAGCTATCAGGCGCTCTTCGCGATCTTCGCGGCGATCTACCTGGCCTTCGCCATCGCCGGTCTCTGGCTCGGGGGCAGCGCCGAGGCGGTGGACGGTCTGATCGACATCATCAACAGCTACGTCCCCAACCTGATCCTCCCCGAGGGCGGAGTGTTCACACCCGAACAGGTGCAGGAGATCGCCGCCGGCACCACGGGGGTCCTGAGCATCACCGGCCTCATCGCCCTCGGCACCGTGATCTGGACAGCCATCGGATGGGTGACCTTCTCACGACGCGCGACGAGAGACATCTTCGGCCTGCCGCCCGACCGCCGCAGCTACGTGGTCCTCAAGGCCCGCGATCTGCTGGCCGCCTTGATCTTCGGGGCCTCGCTGGTCGTCGGCTCGCTCCTCAGCTCCGCCAGCGCCGCGGTGCTGAGCTGGGTCGTGAGTCTGCTGGGCTGGGACGGCGGCTCCGACGGCATCAACATCAGCATTCGCATCGGGACGGTCCTGGTCTCTTTCGTACTGATGTCATCGGCGCTTGCGGCGATGGTCCGCTTCCTCACCGGGACGTCGTTGCAGTGGCGGACGATCTGGCCGGGCGCCCTCCTCGGTGGCGGCGCGATGACCGTCCTCCAGTACGGGGCAGGATTTCTGCTGAGCTACACCCCCAGCAATCCGCTGCTCGCGACGTTCGCCATCTTCATCGGGCTGCTGTTGTGGTTCCGCGTCAACGGTGTCGTGATGCTCGTGGCGTCCTCCTGGATCGCGGTCGCCGCGAAGGATCGCGACCTTCCTCTGATCCCGCAGAGCGAGGCCGAGCGTCGACTGGCCGAGCACCGGACGCTGATGATGGCGGCGACCATCCGTCTGCGGGAGGCGCGCGCGGCCCGCGACTCCGCGCCGTGGTATCGCACCTGGGCTGCAGAGCGGGCCGTCCGTGATGCGGAGGACGCCCTTGCCGCCGTCGAGGCGTCCGCTCCCCCGCCCGTGGAATCGCCCTCGCCTCTCGCGCAACGCCTCCTCGCCGATCTGCACCGGCCGTCTCGGGATGTCCGACCCCGCGCCTAG